A region of the Amycolatopsis sp. cg13 genome:
CCGCGACCCCGCACGTCCCTTCCAGCAGCCCGCATGCCGTCCTCGCCGCGCTGCGCGGCTATCTCGCCGAGGTCGCGTGCGCGCTCGGGACCGGCCTGGACTCCTGCACTGTCGACGAGGGTCCGCCGCTTTCGGCGTACGTAGGCCTCGACGGCTGCCTGCCGGGTTACCCCGGCCGGGATTTCGCGTTGCTGTGGGATGAGGTCCACGGATGGGCGATCGCGGTCGAAACGCATTCCGGCGAGGACTTCATCGTGCTCCGCTATCTCGGCGGAGCCACCGTCACGCCGCCGCCCGCGGAGCTGCTCGGGTTCGTCACCGCATTGCGCGAGGACGACCACCGCATCGGGCAGGTCGCGCCGCCTGCTCTCCGCTCCGTAGGCAGTGTCGCGGAACTCGACACTCTGCTGCGTCTTCGCGGTGTGACTTGAGCCCCCATTCGGGTGGCCGGCCGGTTGATCTTGGTCGGCGGCGGGTATCACCCGGCCATGACGCTCCGGCCGCCTGGCGACCCGCGCGGGCGCGCTGCTCCGCCGCCCGCTCGTCTTGCGACGCCGGGCACTGTCCACTAAGGATGATGAGCGTCGGCAACGCGATGCGCTCCACGCACTGTACGAGTCACGTTCCCCTCGGCTGTCAGGAGGATTTCCATGACCGCGGCGACCATGACCCGCACCCGGCGCAGCGACGACTACCGGCACTGCGCCGTGCTGTTCGAGGAGATCAGCCACCTCGCCGAGGACACTGACGAGCACTCGCGGCTGCGGCGGCGCCTCATCGAGGAACACCTGCCGCTGGCCGAGCACATCGCCCGCCGGTTCGCCCGCCGCGGCCAGCCGTCCGAAGACCTCCTGCAGGTGGCGCGCATCGGCCTGATCAACGCCGTCGACCGCTACGACCCGGCGCG
Encoded here:
- a CDS encoding DUF6292 family protein; this translates as MTATPHVPSSSPHAVLAALRGYLAEVACALGTGLDSCTVDEGPPLSAYVGLDGCLPGYPGRDFALLWDEVHGWAIAVETHSGEDFIVLRYLGGATVTPPPAELLGFVTALREDDHRIGQVAPPALRSVGSVAELDTLLRLRGVT